The sequence GGATGGCCGTGGGGCCGACGTATACGTCGCCGTGAACATTGCGGGTGAAGTGGACGCCGAGAAAGGGGTTCTTGATGTTGGGCACCGGATATATGGAGCCGTTGATCTTGTCCGCCGCAGGTTTTTTCAGGGTGCGGTAGATGCCCTTGAAGGGAAGCAGACGGTAGTTCCCGGCGATGCCGAAGGTGTGGGCCACCCTGTCGCTGTATGCCCCGGCCGCGTTGATGAACAGGCCGTAGCTGATGTCGCCCTGGCTGGTGTGTACCGCGCCGTTTCTGGGGGAGAGGAACCGGGTGTCGAAAAAGAAGCGGACCCGTGCGCTTCTTTCCAGTTCCTCGCGCAAGGCTGCGAGGATCGCGCCGGGATCGACGACGGCCGTCAAAGGCGAGTACAAGGCGCGGCCAGCTGTCCGGGCGTTGGGTTCGAGCTTGGCCAGTGCGGCCTCGTCGAGCATCTCCACTTCGGCCCCGTTGGCCTCGGCGCGTCGTTTGAGTTCGTCGAGGGTGGCCAGTTCGCTTTCCTCGCGGGCCACAATGACCTTGCCCGATTTGAACAGCGGCAGCTTTCGTTCCTCGCAGTACGACTGCAGACGGCGGCTGCCCTCCAGGCACAGGCGGGCCTTCATACTGCCCGGGTCGTAGTAGATGCCCGCGTGGAGCACTCCGCTGTTTCGTCCCGAGGCGTGGCGACCCGGCCTGTCTTCCTTGTCAAAGACGATAATGTCCCGGTACCCCGCTTCCAGCAGTTCGCGGGCGATGGTCAGGCCGATGATTCCGGCTCCGCAGATGACGGCGTCGGCTGAATAGGTGGACATTGGTTTTACTTCCTTGCGAGCAGGGCGAGGCCGCCTTGGCTGAATTGCATGGTTGATCTCCTATCGGCCGCAGGGGCCTTTGAAGCCGCAGTGGTCGCAGTTTCGCGAGGGGGCGGCGGCGAATTCCCCGGCGTGGAGCATGTGTCGGACCAGGGTTCGGATAAGCAGAGGGATGGATTCGCCCACTACCTCGGTGCGTTCCTCTTCGGTCCATTTGGGACCGAAGAGGCGGTCGATACTGCCGTCTTCGCCCAGTTTGATCAAGCCTGCATCGTAGGGCGTTTCCCCCTGGCAGCGGGCATGGAGATGGAGATAGACCGGCAACTGGACGCTGCGCAGACTCCGGGCCAGATCGGGAAGCAGCGCCGGGTCTGGGTCGGCCGGGTCGAATTGTTCCATCCTGGTCCACAGGGAGTCGTCGTTCCAGAAGGATTTTTTGGGCGCTGTCACCGAGCCTGTTTTGTAGTCGAGGACCATCACGCCCTCGCTTCTGAGTTCGA comes from Pseudodesulfovibrio alkaliphilus and encodes:
- the lhgO gene encoding L-2-hydroxyglutarate oxidase → MSTYSADAVICGAGIIGLTIARELLEAGYRDIIVFDKEDRPGRHASGRNSGVLHAGIYYDPGSMKARLCLEGSRRLQSYCEERKLPLFKSGKVIVAREESELATLDELKRRAEANGAEVEMLDEAALAKLEPNARTAGRALYSPLTAVVDPGAILAALREELERSARVRFFFDTRFLSPRNGAVHTSQGDISYGLFINAAGAYSDRVAHTFGIAGNYRLLPFKGIYRTLKKPAADKINGSIYPVPNIKNPFLGVHFTRNVHGDVYVGPTAIPAFGRENYGVVRGIDGEFAAILLRDLHMFLKNEKFRAVALEEPRKYFFRHFFRDAAKLVRHIAPADFLPSPKVGIRPQLVNMQTAELVMDFMVQRHGDSLHILNAISPAFTSAMRFAELVVQEHVTS